Proteins from a genomic interval of Bdellovibrionales bacterium:
- a CDS encoding S8 family serine peptidase: MMWGRYLRPTGFFICASGFGLLIVFNSCGGDFAPRASVCRAADSPLGNLVRNTIAEKSFERQYSSPFSAEKVLLGEYKISNGSFQGFQKVTDSPEILPVGSKLVALVDTSCLMKMKTENPVPELLSMELTKDRPIFSDLDKQAFSFETSKPLAVSDLENEARKDECLLGVSYNRTYKMQATFNDPEAVNQGHVRALRLLSTFDGFYDQTNGMPLINNGREPIIAIIDTGVDYTHPDLISRMWRNRNGVGIDASTIGTSAVNYDPMDNSSISHGTHVAGLVAAAGNNGVGLIGIMPFFAKIMAIRVFYFRENSYETTSEVVSNGIRFAYQNGADVINLSLGRLTSGSDSDPFYLDAIREAVNRDSVVVAAIGNSSSASAPGRQVDGVNLTSLPALYGESIQGMISVGSIDSNTNNWSTFSHFSPRYVELSAPGAESPSLGLLSTVTPVAFHQNLLYSRLSGTSMSAPIVSGAAALTIGILRNTFGMKPKAAEVESLLAGSSFRDSKLTGYFKEGRRMDFEGLMSLIHKTYPETVGASGVFSSRGCP; the protein is encoded by the coding sequence GTGATGTGGGGAAGATATTTGCGACCAACTGGCTTTTTCATCTGTGCCTCAGGTTTTGGCCTCTTGATTGTTTTTAACTCTTGCGGTGGAGATTTCGCTCCCCGGGCAAGTGTCTGTCGCGCGGCAGACTCTCCGCTCGGAAATCTCGTCAGAAATACTATTGCTGAGAAATCTTTTGAGCGCCAATATTCATCTCCGTTTTCAGCAGAAAAGGTCCTCTTGGGAGAATATAAGATTTCGAATGGCAGCTTCCAAGGCTTCCAGAAAGTCACGGACAGTCCAGAAATATTGCCAGTGGGATCAAAGCTTGTCGCCCTTGTCGACACCTCCTGTCTGATGAAGATGAAAACGGAGAATCCTGTTCCAGAATTGCTCAGTATGGAGTTAACCAAGGATCGGCCCATTTTTAGTGATTTGGATAAGCAAGCCTTCAGTTTTGAAACCTCAAAGCCCCTAGCTGTCAGTGATCTCGAAAACGAAGCCAGGAAAGACGAGTGTCTTTTGGGGGTCAGCTACAACCGCACTTACAAAATGCAGGCGACATTTAATGACCCAGAGGCGGTCAATCAAGGGCATGTGCGTGCTCTTAGATTGTTATCCACATTTGATGGCTTTTACGATCAAACAAATGGCATGCCTCTGATCAACAATGGCAGAGAACCAATCATTGCTATCATTGATACGGGAGTTGACTATACGCACCCAGATCTTATTTCTAGAATGTGGCGAAATCGAAATGGCGTTGGCATTGATGCCTCAACCATTGGAACTTCGGCCGTGAACTATGACCCTATGGACAACTCCTCGATTTCCCACGGCACGCACGTTGCGGGTTTGGTTGCAGCCGCTGGAAATAATGGAGTGGGCCTCATTGGCATCATGCCGTTTTTTGCAAAGATTATGGCAATTCGAGTGTTCTATTTTCGAGAAAATAGCTATGAAACGACGAGCGAAGTTGTGTCTAACGGAATCCGATTTGCCTATCAAAATGGGGCGGATGTCATTAATTTGAGTTTAGGGCGGCTAACCTCCGGTTCGGACAGTGATCCATTTTATCTCGACGCCATTCGTGAAGCAGTCAATCGAGACAGTGTGGTCGTTGCGGCCATCGGCAATTCAAGCAGTGCATCAGCGCCAGGACGTCAGGTCGATGGGGTTAACCTGACCTCATTGCCTGCATTGTATGGTGAATCCATTCAAGGAATGATATCGGTTGGATCCATTGACAGCAATACCAATAATTGGAGCACCTTCAGTCATTTTAGCCCAAGATATGTTGAGCTCTCAGCCCCGGGAGCGGAAAGTCCGAGTTTGGGTCTTCTTTCAACTGTAACTCCTGTCGCCTTTCATCAGAATCTGCTGTATTCTCGACTTTCTGGAACTTCAATGTCGGCCCCAATTGTTTCTGGTGCCGCTGCTCTGACAATCGGAATTCTGCGAAATACGTTTGGAATGAAGCCAAAAGCCGCAGAAGTGGAAAGCCTGCTTGCAGGCAGCTCTTTTAGGGATAGTAAACTGACTGGTTACTTTAAAGAAGGACGGAGAATGGATTTTGAGGGTTTGATGAGTCTGATTCACAAAACCTATCCAGAGACAGTGGGCGCAAGTGGAGTTTTTTCTTCTCGAGGCTGCCCATAG